A single region of the Rhodospirillales bacterium genome encodes:
- the rpsF gene encoding 30S ribosomal protein S6 gives MPYYETVFIARQDLSDAQVKDLTSAAEKIITDGKGKIHKTEHWGLRTLAYRIKKNRKGHYVLIESDAPAQAVAELERTLRLNEDVLRYMSIREDELSSGPSVILGGGKDRDRDETDTQQEAA, from the coding sequence ATGCCTTACTATGAAACCGTGTTTATCGCACGGCAGGACTTAAGCGATGCGCAGGTCAAGGACCTGACAAGCGCCGCCGAAAAAATCATCACCGATGGAAAAGGTAAAATCCACAAAACGGAACATTGGGGACTCCGGACCCTCGCCTACCGCATCAAGAAAAACCGGAAAGGGCACTACGTCCTGATCGAAAGCGATGCGCCGGCCCAGGCCGTTGCCGAACTGGAGCGGACCTTGCGTCTCAATGAAGACGTCCTGCGCTATATGAGCATTCGTGAAGACGAACTCTCCAGTGGCCCTTCCGTCATTTTAGGCGGCGGAAAAGATAGAGACAGAGATGAAACAGACACGCAACAGGAGGCCGCATAA
- the rplI gene encoding 50S ribosomal protein L9 — MATQVILLERIEKLGAMGDVVNVKPGYARNYLLPQSKALRATKDNIAYFETQKDALEKANAERKKDAEKRAKALDKLTVSIIRQASETGHLYGSVAARDIAEAVNEATKETLTRGMVALNQNLKTIGIFPVDIALHPEVKVEITINIARSEDEAKIQAKTGKAVIADEQAEIEAENAAKAEEEAKARMLEDSALEAEKEKTEESAVKEAAEAEKAQKKAAKKAAKAEARAEEDSEEAPQPEEASESEDAKAE; from the coding sequence ATGGCAACACAAGTTATTTTATTGGAGCGCATTGAAAAACTCGGCGCGATGGGAGATGTCGTGAATGTAAAGCCGGGCTATGCGCGCAACTACCTTCTGCCGCAAAGCAAGGCGCTTCGCGCCACGAAGGACAATATTGCTTATTTCGAGACGCAAAAAGACGCCCTTGAAAAAGCAAATGCCGAGCGCAAAAAAGACGCCGAAAAACGGGCCAAGGCGCTGGACAAACTCACGGTCTCGATTATCCGCCAGGCTTCGGAAACAGGGCATCTTTACGGCTCTGTGGCCGCCCGCGACATTGCCGAGGCCGTCAATGAAGCAACAAAGGAAACACTGACCCGCGGCATGGTGGCGTTGAACCAGAACCTGAAAACGATCGGCATTTTCCCTGTCGACATCGCTTTGCACCCGGAAGTCAAAGTCGAAATCACCATCAACATTGCCCGCTCCGAAGATGAAGCCAAGATACAGGCCAAAACCGGTAAAGCCGTGATTGCGGACGAACAGGCCGAAATCGAAGCTGAGAATGCGGCGAAGGCTGAAGAAGAAGCCAAAGCCAGAATGCTTGAGGACAGCGCGCTGGAAGCGGAAAAGGAAAAAACCGAGGAATCTGCTGTCAAAGAAGCGGCTGAAGCCGAAAAGGCGCAGAAAAAAGCCGCCAAAAAAGCGGCAAAAGCCGAAGCCAGGGCCGAAGAAGATTCCGAAGAAGCTCCTCAGCCGGAGGAGGCGTCTGAATCAGAAGACGCCAAGGCCGAATAA
- a CDS encoding 30S ribosomal protein S18: MSAADAPTVKKPFFRRKKSCPFSGPKAQAIDWKDIKTLSRYISERGKIVPSRITSVSQKKQRKLAQAIKRARYMALLSYVRQDGEGSGSSYGSPGGSSYGGRRDL; the protein is encoded by the coding sequence ATGTCCGCAGCAGATGCTCCCACGGTTAAAAAACCGTTTTTCAGACGTAAAAAATCATGCCCTTTTTCCGGCCCGAAAGCGCAGGCCATTGACTGGAAAGACATCAAAACGCTCAGCCGTTACATTTCGGAACGGGGGAAAATCGTCCCGAGCCGCATCACGTCGGTGTCCCAAAAGAAACAGCGCAAACTGGCGCAGGCGATTAAACGCGCCCGTTACATGGCCCTGCTTTCCTATGTCCGTCAGGATGGAGAAGGCAGCGGCAGCAGTTACGGCAGCCCCGGCGGCAGTTCTTATGGCGGCAGACGCGACCTGTAA